A genomic segment from Leucoraja erinacea ecotype New England chromosome 39, Leri_hhj_1, whole genome shotgun sequence encodes:
- the LOC129714339 gene encoding uncharacterized protein LOC129714339, with translation MSKRKMSIPARTLRKKRFQAGKDQNTDTMEIECNTATERQGTEGIAMEPGEDEEPVTINHNLECKKQRTDLDVSAVEEKGRVNGSQEGEQLSFPLSQNSAGRYVPVFPKPKNRLARSDSLKNVLQKTSKESSNISKTEGDDRSHGVVLEGSGFSLATTKHQEQTSQQPSEQFASDASQLDSKVSGNMQQEIFTDDNCIQQGSNNCVSHSTMQVGTDFVDHSIEGLMCYSNPINPDVTEGKNNSSKLGSHQYEMDALCSTPIPVAHSTAFEPLTQTECKTQNLSTSISGGEPNNELLHHFSQETIDKVPVTHEEVASQNKQSKWALVISKNADKNVESSVLAPEELKDITCIEETRHVVCEVSEANKQEQELLVQMNMTGDLKGTKCSQPVGLSLDTNAENQLETYNTNSQPNIMDKCQINSQPDVRDKCGNVNAKMPESPNSVRNRLLMNFESQNGSNSNWSDMNVPAPSMIDRLILHRDSGGQDVKLQEQLSQCFSEVKRTESVSEMHPSDQAETDIAGSHEHQEITQNSYETIHVCGDNIEGCNSINCHSADEETKLLIQEALSENHDSGAISTDTGDQKCDSFGQGRPGERCVGSNESTLFGTQLANSALICSEADVSKSPVAFKVCAENSNGSVRDVDLERGSQISEKTLQNININLSQTPAHPANNEEVIPDIEVNSYQIHVSDKCNGKGTEDAGDQIINNMSLATTKEVIYNKLSSQANQGFQIGCHMSAIEDSGAVDLNRKEIQQDVSSETKNEDVTTSSQISGDGIDGDVGCPQEEKKQNQDGGSMECGGVNRDENDIAEEHRVHLKEEDVDKSDMFNQTFFSVEEMDLQVSCDLAAGDKNTLPRSGQNLTTISVASSQHQAEDFTVRHDGDLSMTLPTSSVESAAAASVHKKANTESNDNVEECKGYSLSMAHERSSTMAQERVNSQHVTASWTVKQKDESEQTAHHSTNCEVNDFINNY, from the exons ATGAGTAAAAGAAAGATGTCAATTCCTGCAA GAACACTGAGAAAGAAACGTTTCCAAGCTGGGAAGGACCAGAATACAGACACGATGGAAATAGAATGCAACACTGCGACTGAAAGACAAGGCACAGAGGGAATTGCCATGGAACCTGGAGAGGATGAAGAACCAGTAACCATAAACCACAATCTGGAATGTAAAAAACAAAG AACCGATCTGGATGTATCAGCAGTAGAGGAAAAAGGCAGAGTGAATGGATCTCAGGAAGGAGAACAGTTATCATTTCCACTTTCCCAG AATTCAGCTGGAAGATATGTCCCCGTCTTTCCAAAGCCAAAAAATCGACTTGCGCGCAGTGATTCATTGAAGAATGTTCTGCAGAAGACAAGCAAAGAG AGCTCAAACATCAGTAAAACGGAAGGAGATGACAGATCTCATGGTGTGGTCCTCGAGGGTTCAGGATTCAGTCTGGCTACTACCAAACACCAAGAGCAGACATCGCAACAGCCTTCAGAACAGTTTGCCTCTGACGCAAGTCAGCTCGATTCTAAAGTGTCAGGGAACATGCAGCAGGAGATTTTTACAGATGACAACTGCATTCAACAAGGAAGCAACAACTGTGTATCACATTCAACAATGCAAGTGGGAACAGACTTTGTAGATCATTCCATTGAAGGGCTAATGTGCTACTCCAATCCCATAAATCCTGATGTTACTGAAGGAAAGAATAACAGTAGCAAACTGGGCAGCCATCAATATGAAATGGATGCACTTTGCAGCACTCCAATCCCAGTAGCTCATAGCACAGCATTTGAGCCATTAACTCAAACAGAGTGCAAAACACAGAACTTAAGCACCTCTATCTCCGGGGGAGAGCCTAACAATGAACTGTTGCACCATTTTAGCCAGGAAACAATTGATAAAGTGCCAGTCACCCATGAGGAAGTAGCATCCCAAAATAAACAATCAAAGTGGGCTCTCGTAATTAGTAAGAATGCTGACAAAAATGTTGAAAGCAGTGTGCTTGCCCCtgaagaattaaaggacattacttGTATAGAGGAGACTCGTCATGTAGTATGTGAAGTCTCAGAGGCTAACAAACAAGAACAAGAACTGCTTGTGCAAATGAATATGACTGGTGACCTAAAGGGGACAAAATGTTCACAGCCTGTTGGCCTTTCACTTGATACTAATGCTGAAAATCAGCTGGAGACCTACAACACTAATTCTCAGCCTAACATAATGGACAAGTGTCAAATTAATTCTCAGCCTGATGTAAGGGATAAATGTGGGAATGTAAATGCGAAAATGCCAGAGTCGCCCAACTCGGTGAGAAATCGTCTCTTGATGAACTTTGAATCTCAAAATGGCTCTAACAGCAACTGGTCTGACATGAATGTTCCAGCCCCCTCTATGATCGACCGTCTAATTCTCCACAGAGACTCAGGCGGTCAAGATGTTAAACTTCAAGAGCAGCTGAGCCAATGCTTTTCAGAAGTTAAAAGGACGGAGAGTGTGTCTGAGATGCATCCCAGTGATCAAGCAGAAACGGACATAGCCGGAAGCCATGAACATCAGGAGATCACCCAGAATTCTTATGAAACCATTCATGTTTGTGGAGATAATATAGAGGGGTGTAATTCCATAAATTGCCACAGTGCTGATGAAGAAACAAAACTGCTAATCCAGGAAGCATTAAGTGAAAACCATGACAGTGGTGCTATATCAACGGACACTGGAGACCAGAAGTGTGATTCATTTGGACAAGGCAGACCAGGAGAACGATGTGTTGGATCTAATGAGTCAACCCTTTTTGGAACTCAGTTGGCCAACTCAGCACTCATTTGTTCGGAGGCCGATGTGTCCAAAAGCCCTGTGGCTTTTAAGGTGTGTGCGGAAAACAGCAATGGTTCTGTGCGGGATGTAGATTTGGAAAGAGGATcacaaatctcagagaaaacactgCAAAATATAAATATCAACCTTTCGCAAACACCTGCCCATCCTGCCAACAATGAAGAAGTTATTCCTGATATTGAAGTAAATAGTTATCAGATACATGTTAGTGATAAATGTAATGGAAAAGGAACAGAGGATGCAGGAGACCAGATAATCAATAACATGTCATTGGCCACCACTAAAGAAGTCATTTATAATAAATTGTCATCGCAGGCTAACCAGGGCTTCCAGATTGGATGCCACATGAGTGCCATCGAAGATTCAGGTGCGGTAGATTTAAACAGAAAGGAAATTCAGCAGGATGTCAGCAGTGAAACAAAGAACGAGGACGTTACAACATCTTCGCAGATATCTGGCGATGGAATAGACGGTGATGTTGGTTGTCCTCAAGAAGAAAAGAAACAgaatcaagatggaggaagcatgGAGTGTGGGGGTGTGAACAGAGATGAGAATGATATTGCAGAAGAACACAGAGTCCATCTTAAGGAGGAAGATGTAGATAAGTCTGATATGTTTAATCAGACGTTTTTTTCTGTGGAAGAGATGGATTTGCAAGTGAGTTGTGACCTGGCAGCTGGAGACAAGAATACGTTACCTAGAAGTGGTCAAAATCTAACAACCATTTCAGTAGCTTCCTCGCAACATCAAGCTGAGGATTTCACAGTAAGGCATGATGGAGACCTTTCAATGACGTTACCAACTTCAAGTGTTGAATCAGCAGCTGCTGCTTCAGTTCATAAGAAAGCCAACACAGAAAGTAATGATAATGTTGAAGAATGTAAGGGCTACAGTTTGTCGATGGCACATGAGAGATCCTCCACTATGGCTCAGGAGAGGGTTAATTCCCAACATGTGACAGCATCTTGGACTGTGAAACAAAAGGATGAAAGTGAGCAAACTGCACACCACAGTACCAATTGTGAGGTGAATGATTTTATTAACAATTATTAA